Proteins encoded within one genomic window of Macaca thibetana thibetana isolate TM-01 chromosome 3, ASM2454274v1, whole genome shotgun sequence:
- the LOC126950667 gene encoding keratin-associated protein 12-3, with the protein MCQTSCSPGCQPTCCIPSPCQASCYMPVSCQSSVCVPVSCTRIVCVAPSCQPSVCVPLSCRPIIYVTPSCQSSGCYQPPCTTVLCRPISCSAPSCC; encoded by the coding sequence ATGTGCCAAACCAGCTGCTCCCCAGGCTGCCAGCCAACCTGCTGCATACCCAGCCCCTGCCAGGCATCCTGCTACATGCCCGTGAGCTGCCAGTCCTCCGTGTGCGTGCCCGTGAGCTGCACGCGCATTGTGTGTGTGGCCCCCTCCTGCCAgccctctgtgtgtgtgcctttgaGCTGCAGGCCAATCATATATGTGACTCCCTCCTGCCAATCTTCTGGGTGCTACCAGCCCCCCTGCACCACCGTCCTCTGCAGACCCATCTCCTGCAGCGCCCCTTCCTGCTGCTGA
- the LOC126950664 gene encoding keratin-associated protein 12-4, with translation MCHTSCSSGCPMACPGSPCCVPSTCYPPQGCGTSCCCSAPCVILLCQPLCGVSTCCQPACCVPSPCQVACCVSVSCKPVLCVASFCPTSGCCQPSCPTLVYRPVTCSTPTCC, from the coding sequence ATGTGCCACACCAGCTGCTCTTCAGGCTGCCCGATGGCCTGCCCTGGCTCCCCATGCTGCGTCCCCAGCACCTGCTACCCACCCCAGGGCTGTGGGACCTCCTGCTGCTGCTCAGCCCCCTGTGTGATTCTGCTGTGCCAGCCCCTGTGTGGGGTGTCCACCTGCTGCCAGCCGGCCTGCTGTGTGCCCAGCCCCTGTCAGGTGGCCTGCTGTGTGTCTGTGAGCTGCAAGCCTGTTTTGTGTGTGGCCTCCTTCTGCCCAACCTCTGGGTGCTGCcagccctcctgccccaccctggtCTATAGACCGGTCACCTGCAGCACCCCCACCTGCTGCTGA